In Gemmatimonadales bacterium, the following are encoded in one genomic region:
- the secY gene encoding preprotein translocase subunit SecY: MTGPRVPQIDPELRDKLLFTALAVLIYRVGAHITAPAVDVQALSDFIKNSAGTGTGTLFSLYDALGGGLSKATIFALGIMPYISASIVFQLGGGVLPTIGKMQKDEEGQKTLTQWTRYLTVAISFSQAYTFTLFVEGIPGAVPNAGFITRLVMVTTLTVGAIFVMWLGEQITERGIGNGMSLLITVAILERVWPSAITTIGYVRDGVVTLGGVVVLLIVLLAMITAVVAMTLAARRIPIQIPRKVMGRGRIREGQKTFIPIRLITAGVMPIIFAQTVIIVPATVAQFTRIDALQGIAQFLTPGGMAYDILFAFLIVVFSYFYTSIVFNSVDLSENLKKQGAFIPGVKPGAATADYIDGVLGRITFPGSLFLAVVAIVPIAVAAGVGIQQFQFGGTSILIVVGVLLDTIAQIEQHRQLRKYDGFMKSGRIKFRGRQSRFGM, encoded by the coding sequence ATGACCGGCCCACGCGTACCGCAGATCGATCCCGAACTCCGGGACAAGCTCCTCTTCACGGCGCTCGCCGTGCTGATCTATCGCGTCGGCGCCCACATCACGGCGCCGGCGGTCGACGTGCAGGCACTCTCCGACTTCATCAAGAACTCGGCGGGGACCGGCACCGGCACGCTCTTCTCCCTCTACGACGCCCTCGGCGGCGGCCTCTCCAAGGCGACGATCTTCGCCCTCGGGATCATGCCGTACATCTCGGCGTCGATCGTCTTCCAGCTCGGCGGCGGCGTCCTCCCTACCATCGGGAAGATGCAGAAGGACGAAGAAGGGCAGAAGACGCTCACGCAGTGGACCCGCTACCTCACGGTGGCGATATCCTTCTCGCAGGCGTACACCTTCACGCTCTTCGTCGAAGGGATCCCCGGCGCCGTTCCCAACGCCGGATTCATCACGCGACTGGTGATGGTGACCACGCTGACCGTCGGCGCGATCTTCGTGATGTGGCTCGGTGAACAGATCACCGAACGCGGCATTGGCAACGGCATGTCGTTGCTCATCACCGTCGCGATTCTCGAACGGGTCTGGCCGTCGGCGATCACGACGATCGGCTACGTCCGCGATGGCGTGGTGACCCTCGGCGGCGTGGTGGTGCTGCTGATCGTCCTCCTGGCGATGATCACCGCAGTGGTCGCGATGACCCTTGCCGCCCGCCGCATCCCGATCCAGATCCCGCGCAAGGTGATGGGGCGAGGGCGGATTCGCGAAGGGCAGAAGACGTTCATTCCGATCCGGCTGATCACTGCCGGCGTGATGCCGATCATCTTCGCGCAGACGGTCATCATCGTCCCCGCTACGGTGGCGCAGTTCACCCGGATCGACGCGCTGCAGGGGATCGCCCAGTTCCTCACGCCGGGCGGCATGGCGTACGACATTCTCTTCGCCTTCCTGATCGTCGTCTTCTCCTACTTCTACACGTCGATCGTCTTCAACTCGGTCGACCTGTCGGAGAATCTCAAGAAGCAGGGCGCGTTCATTCCGGGTGTGAAGCCCGGTGCCGCGACCGCCGACTACATCGACGGCGTCCTCGGCCGGATCACCTTCCCGGGATCGCTCTTCCTTGCCGTGGTGGCGATCGTGCCGATCGCGGTCGCGGCGGGAGTCGGAATCCAGCAGTTCCAGTTCGGCGGCACGTCGATCCTGATCGTGGTGGGCGTACTCCTCGACACCATCGCGCAGATCGAGCAGCACCGCCAGCTGCGCAAGTACGATGGCTTCATGAAGTCGGGACGGATCAAGTTCCGCGGACGGCAGAGCCGGTTCGGGATGTGA
- a CDS encoding adenylate kinase, translating into MDILLLGPPGAGKGTQGELLSKALSLPRFATGDLLRDAVKQGTPLGRQAQAVMDAGHLVSDEIILGVIREELSKPAAAGGVIFDGVVRTIPQAEGVGEVLRSMGRKIDHVLFFDVADAELVRRLAGRRAIEGRADDDPAAVATRLAAYRAQTAPVISWYEKHGGVTRIEAVGTVDEVSARVQEAVARP; encoded by the coding sequence ATGGACATCCTCCTCCTCGGACCGCCGGGTGCCGGCAAGGGCACCCAGGGCGAACTCCTCTCCAAGGCGCTCTCACTCCCCCGCTTTGCCACCGGTGACCTCCTCCGCGACGCGGTGAAGCAGGGAACACCACTCGGTCGCCAGGCCCAGGCGGTGATGGACGCCGGCCACCTCGTCAGCGATGAAATCATCCTCGGCGTGATCCGCGAAGAGCTCTCGAAGCCTGCAGCCGCAGGCGGCGTGATCTTCGACGGAGTGGTGCGGACCATCCCGCAGGCCGAAGGAGTTGGTGAGGTGCTCCGGTCCATGGGGCGGAAGATCGACCACGTTCTCTTCTTTGACGTCGCGGATGCCGAGCTGGTCCGTCGCCTCGCCGGTCGGCGCGCCATCGAAGGCCGTGCCGACGACGATCCCGCGGCGGTGGCCACCAGGCTCGCCGCGTATCGTGCCCAGACCGCGCCGGTGATCTCATGGTACGAGAAGCACGGTGGCGTCACCCGGATCGAAGCGGTCGGCACGGTGGACGAGGTGTCGGCGCGCGTGCAGGAAGCCGTGGCGCGCCCGTGA